tgttttaaacagtttagccAAGCAGGttctttgaaaacacatttgaaatTGCACACTGAAGAACAGTCTTACacatgtaaaatttgttttaaacaatttagccAAGCAGGttatttgaaaagacatttgagagtgcacacttgGAAAAAATCTTAcaattgtgaaatttgttttaagcagtttagccaAGCAGATTCTTTGAAAGCACATTTGATAGTGCACAGCGGAGAAAAACCTTtcgagtgtgaaatttgttttaagcagttttttAAGAACAGTAGCTTGAAATTACATTTGAAAACACACACTGAAGAacaacctcacaagtgtgaaatttgtttgaagccaTTTTCTACAGCAggtaatttgaaaagacatttgttagtgcacactggggaaaaactttatgagtgtgaaatttgttttaaacagtttaaccaagcaggtaatttgaaaacacaCATGATattgcatactggtgaaaaaccttacgCTGGAGAACAATTTAACACATGTaacatttgttttaaacagtttggcAAAGCAAGttctttgaaaacacatttgagattgcatactggagaaaaacctcacaagtgtgaaatttgttttaagcagtttagtcaagctgatggtttgaaaactcatatgagaatacacactggagaaaaacctcataagtgtgaaatttgtttcaagaatTTTCCCGAAAAAGCTAGATTAAAAAGACATTTGATGGTACACACGGgtgaaaaacctcacaagtgtggaATTTGTTGTAAGCAGTTTTCTGTAaaaagtaatttgaaaacacatttcaGATTGCACACCAGAGAAAATACATAAGGGGCTATCCTAACGTTCTTACTTTCAGTAGACCCATTGATACCTTTCGGTGTTAAGCCATTTATTCAATCTTAAATAAGTGTCTGTAGTTGCGTCTAGCTCTTAAACTTTCTCCATTCTTACCTTTTGGTTGCCATTTGTGTTGCTTCTTGCCAAGTTTTCCCCTTACTTTGTAGTATCTGGGAGATGTCACTATTCCATTTTTTAACGGGTCGTCCTCTTCTGTTCTTCCCTATTGGTTTTgcttcccacactcttttcacttgtctGTTATTCTGCCCTGCTTAGTAAAAACGTCCGATCTACAATTTTCGTCTTTTCGTGGTAATGCTATATTCCACTACTAGTAGACATTTATCATCTTATTACTTAGTCAGAAAGTCCATTCTGCCACCTCAAATCgtacaaaattataaatttgtttGTCCTTTCTACAATTAACAGCTGttgtgcttagaataaatgttctATATGCTGACTATAGTTAAAGCATCCTATCTGCATCAAAAATTGTGAAGATATGACTTTTTGGCTAAGTAAGTCATGTTGAAATCATTCAACGGGTGAAATTAATGTTGACCTAGTGCTTATACGAAATATAATATACGACAAGGGAAATTACTATAAATCATAATGAATACCCGATCGCTTCTCATAcagacattttaaaaatatttggatgtgataattattgttgatttattGAAGTATAAAATACGTAATAGTTTTGCCGCTGAAATAAACTTATCTAGTGAGAAAACGCAGTTAGTAAAATTGATGCTACTATAGTATGTGGTCTACCGTCTTGTTTCTTCTATAgtttgcggtctaccgagggatgcgatATATAAGCTGTATTTTATTACAATGCcgacaaaaacaactttttcaaagtgaataaaacgcataaatcaagaattattattttaattttacaaattattacttaataataataataatgtaatttgtcatatcaatttgcaATTTTAGTTGAGAAATAGCCAATTGTTCAAGGCTTATTctcaactaaaatagtaaattgatgtgaaaaagtattaagttgtaaaattaaaataataattcttctgactTATGCGCTTTATTCATTTTATAAAGATTGTTTTTGTTGGTACTGTATACATGTGGGCTCATCACCATATTATTTTTTCGGAAGGGTTTGCACACAATAATGTACATCGTTCTAGGCGAAATTTTTATTAAAGCACTAATAAACATTTATACCTACTACTACTATTTAGGAATATACAATATAAACTATAGCCAAATTTAGTTtctttactattatgcaaataacaccgtaatcttttatttatttatttatttactgcaTCCATTTACAAAAGTTTTACAAGCTACACCTTAACCACAATAAATgattaaaataataaacacatCAGAATAATACAAACATAAAAGAATAATGCAGAACTACATACAACaaacttattgtaagatatttTCCCAGGGTATGCGCAAATATTAAGCCCTCTTTTCATATAAAATGGCCTGATAGATTTACTTTCATTtcgttttacatttattttgctccacatgtttattacttgtgaataaata
The window above is part of the Diabrotica virgifera virgifera chromosome 2, PGI_DIABVI_V3a genome. Proteins encoded here:
- the LOC126880317 gene encoding zinc finger protein 235-like; the protein is MEVKQEISEQTCGVEIDNNGVDDVRLENFKSEIKEESNLESTDYPLECLDLKEFPIKTKIEKDGNEVTCFEEKQNTTQSFTLNENKMKIMETFSEHSSHKEPHMSPHAEGKTVNEIVKVQTTHGSYNCEICLKQFSVKSNLKAHLVVHTRERPHKCKICFKQFSQAGTLKIHLRGHTGEKPHKCKICFKQFGRAGTLKIHLRVHTGEKPHKCEICFKQFSQADNLKTHLRIHTGEKPLKCEICFKQFSQAGSLKTHLKLHTEEQSYTCKICFKQFSQAGYLKRHLRVHTWKKSYNCEICFKQFSQADSLKAHLIVHSGEKPFECEICFKQFFKNSSLKLHLKTHTEEQPHKCEICLKPFSTAGNLKRHLLVHTGEKLYECEICFKQFNQAGNLKTHMILHTGEKPYAGEQFNTCNICFKQFGKASSLKTHLRLHTGEKPHKCEICFKQFSQADGLKTHMRIHTGEKPHKCEICFKNFPEKARLKRHLMVHTGEKPHKCGICCKQFSVKSNLKTHFRLHTRENT